Genomic segment of Luteolibacter arcticus:
AGAAGATGAGCATGATGCGCCGCAAGATCGCGACGCACCTCGTCAATGCCCAGCAGACCGCGGCGATCCTCACCACCTTCAATGAAGCGGACATGTCCGCCGTCATGGACCTGCGCAAGGCGGTGCAGGAAGACTTCCTCAAGAAGCACGGTGTGAAGCTCGGCTTCATGTCCTTCTTCGTGAAGGCCGTCGTCCAGGCGCTCAAGGACGTGCCGCAGGTCAATGGCATGATCGATGGTCAGGACATCATCGAGAACCACTTCTACGACATCGGCGTCGCCATCGGCACCGAGAAGGGTCTCATCGTTCCGGTCATCCGCGATGCCGACAAGAAGAGCTTCGCCCAGATCGAGCAGGACATCCTCGACTACGCCAAAAAGGCCAAGGAGGGCAAGATTGCCATCGAGGACCTGCAAGGCGGCGTCTTCACCATCTCCAACGGCGGCACCTACGGCTCGCTGCTCAGCACGCCGATCCTTAACCCGCCGCAGAGCGGCATCCTCGGCATGCACACCATCCAACAGCGCCCGGTCGCCGTGAACAACCAGGTCGTCATCCGCCCGATGATGTATCTGGCCCTCAGCTACGACCACCGCCTGGTCGATGGCAAGGAAGCCGTCACCTTCCTAATCCGCATCAAGGACTGCATCGAGAATCCGACGCGGTTGATGTTGGAGATGTGAGGTAGTGCGCCTGACTGCCTGATTATTCCGGTTTTGCAAACGGCCCGCGGTGTTCCCGCGGGCCGTTTGTTTTGGATGCGGAGTCTCGTGTCCGCGGGGCTCGATGGATCATTGGGCGAAAGGATCGCCTGCCGCTTCACCGTCGGCTTTCTCGCGGCGTCTCTCTTCATCCTGCCGTTGATAGAGTTCCTCCACCTTGAGGCGAGCTCGCGCGGCGATCTGCGGGTCCTGGATGGCAGTGAGCAACTGGGCGCGGGTCTCCTTTGGGAAGTCGCCGTGGAACACGACGCCGCTGATGAAGGCATCCCGATCCGGGCCGGTGGGGAGGGCTGCTACGCAGTCCTGGACGGGCGATGGCGCTCGGTTGCTGTAGAGAGAGCCGAAGTCGCGAAGGGCCTGGCGACGCAAGGGATCCGCACGGATGGCCTGCAGGATCTGGATGGATTCCAGAGCGGTGGTGGAGCCGTCTTCCATCACCCAGTTGAGCGCGGACTTCGCAAGAGCCTGCGCCGTTTCGCCCGCCGGATCTCCCATCAGCCCGGCGGCCTCCATCGCATTGATCAAGTCCACCGCGGCGACGGTGTCACCACGCTCATGATGGACCATGGCATCGGCAGCCGCAGCGCGGAATTCCTCTGGCAGGGCGGCGATGCGCTGGACCTGCTGGACCACGGGTAGGGAGCCCAACTCCTGCCGCTCCCATTTCTCCAGGAAGATCGAGCGGAGCATCTCATTTGGCTCCGCAGTGAGAAAGGGCAGGGGATCTGCCCCGACTTCCTCCGCCATGCGTAGCGCAAAGTCGGCGGCGGGCCCCTCGTCCTCGCTGTTCCCAGGTATCTCTATCCATTTACGGAGGGCGGCGAGTTGCGCGGCAGCACCGGGAGGAATATACTCGCAGAGATCGCCGACGGTATCGCGATCCACGAAGTGCGGGGCGCCCGGCTGGCTCAGGCACTCTAACAGGATATCCGTCTGCCCGGCCGTGGCGAGGGTCTTGCTCCACAGATCGAAGACTTCCGGGCCGACGGACCCGAAGTGGTGCGAGGCGATCCAATCCCACACAGCGCGCGGCTGGCGGGCGATTTCCGCGACGACTTCCGCGTGCAAGGTCTCGGCCAGTGACTTGTAGCGCCGCCGGTGCTCCGGAGCGTAGAGCTGGCCCATGGCACCCCGCAGGTCGCGGATGATCCACTCGCGAAAGAGTGCCTCCCGGGCGAGTTCGAAATCGCGGCGCGGGAGCTTCGACTCCTCCAGCTCTCGCAGCCGGCGGGTGAATGAGCCACTGATGCCCTGCGGTCCCTCGTCCGTGCTGCGGTCCGATACCTTGGTAGGTCGGAAGTGCAATGAATCCCTTGGGGCATTCGCAGTGCCTGGGAAGCCGGTGACAGCGCGGGCCAGCAGGAAGACGGCGGCATGCGTGGCCACAAGCAGGAGCAGTGCAGCGGGGATGTGAGTGCGCGAGGTTCTCTCTTTCACGGGCCTCCTCCTTTCGCCCTCATCTCTTCTGCGTGGCTGTCGTAACTCTCCAGAAACTGTGTTCGTAGTACTTCATCCGGCACCGCCAGAAGGGCATGGCGGCAGCCCTCGGGATCGATATTCTGCCATGGTTTGAAGCGATGGAAGTAGAGTGAGAAGGCCGCTTGCTCCTTTTCCTGAATGATCTCGGGGTAGGCCGTGAGCACTCGGATAGTCATCTCCGGGGAAAGCCTGTCCAGTTGGTTCTCAGCCTCCTGATTGAAGTCGCGGCCGGTGGCGCGTGCCTCCTGAAGCGTGCCCAGCGGATCCGTGATGAAGGCCGCATCGAAGAGCATGCTGCGCAAGTCGGCCGCCACGGTGGGATCGGAGAATGCGGTCGGCCAGGAGCGCTGCACCAGCGCCAGCACTTCCTCCATGGACTGCCGGCCATCGCAAAGGTCCGCCAAGGCATCCGTGAAGCCGGGTGCCAGCTTCTCAAGCTGCTGCTCTTCGCTTGGGATGTCCCGGTCAAAGGGATTGGTCCCGGCGAGGCCGAGCTGCCGCGTCAGCGCGGAGGCGGACTCCTCCCGCTGCTTCCGGTCCTTCTCCTCCTCGCGCTTGCGGTTGCTGGCATATTCCTCATTCCGAGCGATCCGGGCTTCCGCCTGGGCCACGTCTTCGGGCGGGAAACCTGCCGCACGGATCTCATCCAACAGGATTGCCGCGTCCTCGTCCCCGCTGATCGATGAGAGAAAACGGCGTATCACCCGCGGATCGGCGAGGACGGCGGGAACCCGGGCCAAGTGTCCCTGCCATTGTTTCGCATCCAGGCAATCGTCGACCAGCCACAGGCGGTCTTGCGGTTTTGTCAAACTGGCGGCCATCTCCAGCGCGAAGTCCGCACCGCGCTTGTGGCACAGTTCCTGTGCTCCCTGATGCAAGGGCCAGGCGGCCTGGGGGAAGCGTTTCACCAGCTCATCGAGCCGGTGTTCGTTTCCTTGGCCGAGCCAGCGCCCGATCTCGAAGCGGAAGGGGTCGATTCGTTGCCTGCGGCTGGCCCTGCCGATGAAATCGAGCGCGGCATCAGGATCAAGCCCGAGCCAGTTGCCGAAGGCGGCGACGGTTTCCGCGCTGGCGTAACCGCGGCTGGTCTTCGCGGCGGCCATGCCCTCCCTGACAAGCGCGGCGAAATCGGCATCCGTTGGGAGCTTTGCGCGGGCGGCGTCAACTTGCTCGGGCCAGGGGAGCTTTTCCAATTCTCGCTGCTCCCGGGTTGCGGCCAGGACAGCGGCCTCGTGCTCGCGACCCAGGCGGACCAGATCGGCGGGGCCAGGGGTGAACTCGCGGGTTCCGATGGAGAGAACTTCGGCTTGGCCCGCAGCAGCAGTGCGGGGCCTGCGACCAAGCTGCCACGCGGCGACATGGCTAAGGAGGAGTAAAACACCGCCGACGGTGATAAGGATGTCGATCTTCCATCCGCGGGCCATGCGCTGGTAAGGATGGAGAAGATCGCGGGGTTTGGGAAGGATGGATGGACTTCACGAGGAGCAGCAAGAAGTCGAGCGGGAGACGCCTTATCGTCTTGAAGGAAGAATCGGAGGACAATCGGATGAGGAGCGACGTGCAGAACGGATGGCAGCCTTCAGGTCGGCAGCGCCATACCCAAGTGGCGGCGCAGGTCATCCTCGAGGCGATTCACCATCGTGAAGGTGGGCCGGGAGGCATTGCCGAAGTATCCCTCGGTCGGTAAGACCTCACCGGGGGAGGCCGTGATGTCGAGGACGCAGAGGTCCGACGGGCTAAGCAGCCATTCGATTTGCGATGAGGTGTCCGACTTCCAATGGCGGGCGAAATCCGCGGCGGCGTCGTGTTTCTCGCCAATGAGCACCCTTGAGTTGAGGACCACGTTCATCCGGGAATATCGTCCGAGGTGGCAAGGGTGCAACGAACGATCGGCGTGCTCCCTCGTGAATCTTTTGGAAGGAGGCAGGATACCCGCGGCAGGGAGGTTTGAATTCCCGGCCGCGGGCACCAGCTACCATGAATTACACGTTCTGCCTGGAAAGTGGAGGTGCCCGCAGCTCCCCCCCCGAGGACCACGGGCACCGACGCGTTTCCGCGATTGGCAAAACTAATGCAGCACCCCGGAGAAAACGCAAATCAGTGGCGGCTAGGGAATCTACGAGTGGACTCCGAGGCGCGGCTCAATCGTCGCGGGACTTCGCCGCCGATTCATGGCAGCTTCGCGAATGACCTCCGGGGATTTCCTTCGTCTGCTTCACCGGGCCGCCGCCTCCGGGGAGGAAACCGTGGATCAGGCTCGCCGCGATCTTTGGCGAGCCACCGGCCGCCGTCAGGCTCGCCACATCGTTGCCTACCAAGGCTGGGCGGACGCGAAGACAGTGCATGTAAGTGGCCGGGTCCTGGCCAACCGGCCCGCTGGCGGTCCACTCGACGATCACGGCTGGTGGGACAATCTGGTCAATACGTGGCGACGTTGGGAAAGCGATGAGGTCCCGGGGGCCTGCGTGGCCCTGCGCTTCCAGGATCAAGAGCAGACGGTCATCGCCGATGAGGAGGGATACTATGAAGCGGAGTTTTCCCTGCCCGAGTCGGATCACGAGGGACTGATGTGGTTCACCGCGACGGCGACAACTCCAGGCGGCGGAGAAGAAATCCTGGCCACCCACGATCTGATGGTGCCGCCGGCCGATGCCGCCTTCGGGATCATCAGCGATCTCGATGACACGGTCATCCATACCGGGATCACCAGTCTGCTGTTGGCGGCCAAGCTGACCTTCCTGGAGAATGCCAAGACCCGCAAACCGCTCGATGGCGTTGCCTCGCTCTATCAAGCGCTCCAACACGGCCATGCCGGGCGACTGGTCAATCCGCTGTTCTACATTTCCAGTTCGCCATGGAACCTGCACGACCTGCTGGTGGATTTCCTGCGTCTGAACGAGGTCCCGCCGGGGCCGCTGTTCTTGCGCGATGTGGGTCTTGATCGCACCAAGTTCATCAAGGAAGCGGGACACGGTCACAAGGAGGCGAAGGCCCTGCGCTTGCTGGATGCCTATCCGGACTTGCCCTTCGTGCTCATCGGCGATTCCGGCCAGGAGGATCCCGCCATCTATGCGGCTGTGGCCGAGCAGCGGCCGGGGCGGGTCCGTGCGATTTATATCCGCGATGTTGATCCAGAGGCCGACTCGCTTCTGGACACGGCGGTTCATCGCGCGGTCGACCGCGCTGCCGCGGTGAACGTGCCGATGGTGCTG
This window contains:
- a CDS encoding App1 family protein, giving the protein MAASRMTSGDFLRLLHRAAASGEETVDQARRDLWRATGRRQARHIVAYQGWADAKTVHVSGRVLANRPAGGPLDDHGWWDNLVNTWRRWESDEVPGACVALRFQDQEQTVIADEEGYYEAEFSLPESDHEGLMWFTATATTPGGGEEILATHDLMVPPADAAFGIISDLDDTVIHTGITSLLLAAKLTFLENAKTRKPLDGVASLYQALQHGHAGRLVNPLFYISSSPWNLHDLLVDFLRLNEVPPGPLFLRDVGLDRTKFIKEAGHGHKEAKALRLLDAYPDLPFVLIGDSGQEDPAIYAAVAEQRPGRVRAIYIRDVDPEADSLLDTAVHRAVDRAAAVNVPMVLARDSLMIAEHASRSGLMPLAPVSAVVQEVEADRQRPGTGEEAMQQALQSLLEDPGGG